The proteins below are encoded in one region of Deinococcus budaensis:
- the ypfJ gene encoding KPN_02809 family neutral zinc metallopeptidase: MDWKNLPRSGGGVQRSGGGGLPGGGLAVGGGIGGLIIALIAMFFGVDPGAVLGGGGGAPPAQTQPQSVPQAGQPGESEVDEFLDRILGSTNEVWGGIFQQAGRTYTKPVVVPFTGAVRSACGQASSAVGPFYCPLDNKIYLDTAFFDQMDRRLGGGGDFAYSYVIAHEVGHHVQNELGIADQVSRAQQQARTEAEANTYGVRLELQADCFAGVWGNRVSSLANLTQQDVREAVNTAAAIGDDTLQRQSQGRVVPDAFTHGSSEQRVRWFMKGFQSGDPNGCDTFNQNYGQL, encoded by the coding sequence ATGGACTGGAAAAACCTCCCGCGCAGTGGCGGCGGTGTGCAGCGCAGCGGCGGCGGTGGCCTGCCGGGCGGCGGCCTGGCGGTGGGCGGCGGCATCGGCGGCCTGATCATCGCCCTCATCGCCATGTTCTTCGGGGTCGATCCCGGCGCGGTGCTGGGCGGAGGCGGCGGCGCTCCCCCGGCCCAGACGCAGCCCCAGTCTGTGCCGCAGGCCGGGCAGCCCGGCGAGAGCGAGGTCGACGAGTTTCTCGACCGCATCCTGGGGAGCACCAACGAGGTCTGGGGCGGCATCTTCCAGCAGGCGGGGCGCACCTACACCAAACCGGTCGTGGTGCCGTTCACAGGCGCGGTGCGCAGCGCCTGCGGGCAGGCCAGCAGCGCGGTCGGTCCCTTCTACTGTCCGCTGGACAACAAGATCTACCTCGACACCGCCTTTTTCGACCAGATGGACCGGCGGCTGGGGGGCGGCGGCGACTTCGCGTACTCTTACGTGATCGCGCACGAGGTCGGCCACCACGTTCAGAACGAACTCGGCATCGCCGATCAGGTCAGCCGCGCCCAGCAGCAGGCGCGCACCGAGGCCGAGGCGAACACCTACGGGGTGCGGCTGGAGCTGCAAGCCGACTGCTTCGCCGGGGTGTGGGGCAACCGGGTGTCCTCGCTGGCCAACCTGACCCAGCAGGACGTGCGCGAGGCCGTGAACACCGCCGCCGCCATCGGGGACGACACCTTGCAGCGCCAGAGCCAGGGCCGGGTCGTGCCCGACGCCTTTACCCACGGCAGCAGCGAGCAGCGCGTCCGCTGGTTCATGAAGGGCTTTCAGAGCGGCGACCCCAACGGCTGCGATACCTTCAACCAGAATTACGGCCAGCTATAA
- a CDS encoding efflux RND transporter permease subunit: protein MSTHDPPELSLPRGTLPDGTPEPPVHPAVRFSVRNVVFSIGIFVLAVLLGLISASRLGVELLPNFEVPVLAVSTAYPGATPDQVDREVSRRVEDAVSTLGGVVDINTTSVSNQSAVVITFSDDTDIDSAANSVSQAVAAIRAALPDGSEAPVVQKFDPNATPILTLALLGGSSRAADVTAYAEDTLVPRLERVEGVADVGVSGGPERQIQVLLDPARLQTYNLSPARVTGAVQASALDLPAGSVTQDGNTVGFSTRNTPTSVADVERIVVDPASGLRVSDVATVRDTSARPGSYARVNGQPAVLLDVRKASGTNSVAVADVVRAAMEAQPLPAGYRLTLASDTTTETRATVEDTFKEFLIAVAAVGVIVLLFLGRLNTVFAVVLAIPISISAAPLLYSLLGFSFNIVSLLAIIVAIGIVVDDSIVVAENVQRYRDMGYGLLRSVLLGGSEVFSAVTASTFALLSVLIPLSFMPGILGQFFSQFGLGLAAAIVLSWLESLLFLTVRMAYTRDPEPLGWRQVPGVLARGPGMVRDALSGVRTLSGLLLLALAGAGLWAALDRLTTLPLAGVAALSVLLAPLGLALVRYLLTALLAVLEALTGTLHGLTNRVVLGTARAYARSVGNVLRRPWVVMLVAGLFLLSAPLALRGTGFAFVPQSDSGVLTAELELPTGTELARTNAVTARLEADLLRRPEVRLVQTSVGAGGVLGGTNANTASLTVTLVDKEERPGIETLAARYARDLRRLTAGVPGAEVRVASQQGGPGGSFDLSLALTAPNQALLAERNREVVRLLSGDPNIATLESSLSATRQERTFVPDPSRLAGSGLSASDVAQALRTYNEGSVAGSLRDGDRSVDILVRLDPAQVSSEQSLLSQTLYSQTLGANIPLAQLGSFRPQQAPATLSRLNKAYTATLDINLVPGGPNPFAYQQTLTDRVREAGLLTDNVTLGNASAFGSAGLTADLVFYGPIVLVLAVLLTYLVLGSQFNSFRYPVYLLLPVPLAIVGALWTLSLFGVDLDVITVLGMVILLGLSTKNSILYLEFVTERMRTLPLRDALVEAAELRFRPIIMTTLTVLVISIPLVLGQGDGAEFRRGLGIVILGGVLTSTLLTFYVVPSVFYQFERRRTRPGEPQDAAPDLVPAGD, encoded by the coding sequence ATGAGCACCCACGACCCACCCGAACTCAGCCTGCCGCGCGGCACGCTGCCCGACGGCACGCCCGAACCCCCGGTGCATCCGGCGGTGCGCTTCAGCGTCCGCAACGTGGTCTTTTCCATCGGCATCTTCGTGCTGGCGGTGCTGCTGGGATTGATCTCCGCCTCGCGGCTGGGGGTCGAGCTGCTGCCCAACTTCGAGGTGCCGGTGCTGGCGGTCTCCACGGCCTACCCGGGCGCTACCCCCGACCAGGTGGACCGCGAGGTCAGCCGCCGGGTCGAGGACGCGGTGAGCACCCTGGGCGGCGTGGTGGACATCAACACGACCTCGGTGAGCAACCAGTCGGCGGTGGTGATCACCTTTTCCGACGACACCGATATCGACTCGGCGGCCAACAGCGTGTCGCAGGCGGTCGCGGCGATCCGGGCCGCCTTGCCCGACGGCAGCGAAGCGCCGGTCGTGCAGAAGTTCGACCCCAACGCCACCCCGATCCTGACCCTGGCCCTGCTGGGCGGCTCCAGCCGCGCCGCCGACGTGACCGCCTACGCCGAGGACACCCTGGTTCCCCGGCTGGAGCGCGTCGAGGGCGTGGCCGACGTGGGCGTCTCGGGCGGTCCCGAGCGCCAGATTCAGGTCTTGCTCGATCCCGCGCGGCTCCAGACCTACAACCTCTCGCCCGCGCGGGTGACGGGCGCGGTGCAGGCCTCCGCCCTCGACCTGCCTGCCGGAAGCGTCACCCAGGACGGCAACACGGTCGGCTTTTCCACCCGCAACACGCCCACCAGCGTGGCGGACGTGGAACGCATCGTGGTGGACCCCGCCTCGGGCCTGCGCGTCTCCGACGTGGCGACCGTGCGCGACACCTCGGCCCGGCCCGGCAGCTACGCCCGGGTGAACGGCCAGCCCGCCGTGCTGCTCGATGTCCGCAAGGCCAGCGGCACCAACAGCGTGGCGGTGGCCGACGTGGTGCGGGCCGCGATGGAGGCCCAGCCGCTGCCCGCCGGGTACCGCCTGACCCTCGCCAGCGACACGACCACCGAGACCCGCGCGACGGTGGAGGACACCTTCAAGGAGTTCCTGATCGCCGTCGCCGCCGTCGGCGTGATCGTGCTGCTGTTCCTGGGGCGGCTGAACACCGTCTTCGCGGTCGTCCTTGCCATCCCGATCTCGATCAGCGCCGCGCCGCTGCTGTACAGCCTGCTGGGATTCTCGTTCAACATCGTGTCGCTGCTGGCGATCATCGTCGCCATCGGCATCGTGGTGGACGACTCCATCGTGGTCGCCGAGAACGTGCAGCGCTACCGCGATATGGGCTACGGCCTGCTCAGAAGCGTGCTGCTGGGCGGCTCGGAGGTTTTCTCCGCCGTCACCGCCTCCACCTTCGCGCTGCTGTCGGTGCTGATCCCGCTCTCGTTCATGCCGGGCATCCTGGGGCAGTTCTTCAGCCAGTTCGGGCTGGGGCTGGCCGCCGCGATCGTGCTGAGCTGGTTAGAGAGCCTGCTGTTCCTGACCGTCCGCATGGCCTACACCCGCGACCCCGAGCCGCTGGGCTGGCGGCAGGTCCCCGGCGTGCTGGCGCGGGGGCCGGGCATGGTCCGGGACGCGCTCTCGGGCGTCCGTACCCTCTCCGGCCTGCTGCTGCTCGCGCTGGCGGGCGCGGGGCTGTGGGCGGCCCTGGACCGCCTGACCACGCTGCCGCTGGCGGGGGTCGCGGCGCTCTCGGTTCTGCTCGCGCCGCTGGGGCTGGCTTTGGTGCGCTACCTGCTGACCGCGCTGCTGGCCGTGCTGGAGGCGCTGACCGGCACCCTGCACGGCCTCACCAACCGGGTGGTCCTGGGCACCGCCCGCGCCTACGCCCGCAGCGTCGGGAACGTCTTGCGGCGGCCCTGGGTGGTCATGCTGGTCGCGGGCCTCTTTTTGCTCAGCGCGCCGCTGGCCCTGCGCGGCACCGGCTTCGCCTTCGTGCCCCAGAGTGACAGCGGTGTCCTGACCGCTGAGCTGGAGCTGCCCACCGGCACCGAACTCGCGCGCACCAACGCGGTCACCGCCCGGCTGGAAGCCGACCTGCTGCGCCGCCCCGAGGTCCGGCTGGTGCAGACCAGCGTGGGCGCGGGCGGCGTGCTGGGCGGCACCAACGCGAACACCGCCAGCCTGACCGTCACCCTGGTGGACAAAGAGGAGCGCCCCGGCATCGAGACGCTCGCCGCCCGCTACGCCCGCGACCTCAGAAGGCTGACGGCGGGGGTCCCCGGCGCCGAGGTCCGGGTGGCCTCGCAGCAGGGCGGCCCGGGGGGGTCTTTCGACCTCAGCCTGGCCTTGACCGCCCCCAACCAGGCGCTGCTCGCCGAGCGCAACCGCGAGGTCGTGCGCCTGCTCTCGGGCGACCCCAACATCGCCACCCTGGAAAGCAGCCTCAGCGCCACCCGCCAGGAGCGGACCTTCGTGCCCGACCCCAGCCGCCTGGCGGGCAGCGGCCTGAGCGCCAGCGACGTGGCCCAGGCCCTGCGGACCTACAACGAGGGCAGCGTGGCGGGCAGCCTGCGCGACGGCGACCGCAGCGTGGACATCCTGGTGCGGCTCGACCCGGCGCAGGTCAGCAGCGAGCAGAGCCTGCTCTCGCAGACGCTGTACTCGCAGACGCTGGGCGCCAACATTCCGCTGGCGCAGCTGGGCAGCTTCCGGCCGCAGCAGGCGCCCGCCACCCTCAGCCGCCTGAACAAGGCCTACACCGCGACCCTGGACATCAATCTGGTGCCCGGCGGCCCCAACCCCTTCGCCTACCAGCAGACCCTGACCGACCGGGTGCGCGAGGCCGGACTGCTCACCGACAACGTGACCCTGGGCAACGCCAGCGCCTTTGGCAGCGCGGGCCTGACCGCCGATCTGGTGTTTTACGGCCCCATCGTCCTCGTGCTCGCCGTCTTGCTGACCTATCTGGTGCTGGGCAGCCAGTTCAATTCCTTCCGCTACCCGGTCTACCTGCTGCTGCCGGTGCCGCTCGCCATCGTGGGGGCGCTGTGGACCCTCAGCCTCTTCGGGGTGGACCTCGACGTGATCACGGTGCTGGGCATGGTGATCCTGCTGGGCCTGTCCACCAAGAACTCGATCCTCTACCTCGAATTCGTGACCGAGCGGATGCGGACGCTGCCGCTGCGGGACGCGCTGGTCGAGGCCGCCGAGCTGCGCTTCCGGCCCATCATCATGACCACCCTGACCGTGCTGGTGATCAGCATTCCGCTGGTACTGGGGCAGGGCGACGGCGCCGAGTTCCGGCGGGGCCTGGGCATCGTGATTCTGGGCGGCGTACTGACCTCCACCCTGCTGACCTTTTACGTGGTGCCCAGCGTCTTTTACCAGTTCGAGCGGCGGCGCACGCGGCCGGGGGAGCCGCAGGACGCGGCGCCGGACCTCGTTCCCGCCGGAGACTGA
- a CDS encoding efflux RND transporter periplasmic adaptor subunit, with amino-acid sequence MARRPALHRPVLALGLTLPLLLAACAPGGEETGSGTATPAASASSAARNDLDAAPPKTTALAVRTVTAQPGTLTVGRSASATLRADRDSNVAAQSGGTVTRVLAEEGEQVAAGAVVVQLDDTPARQALESARLQLRQAQINLGQTRTNTAQGSASLEAAVRAAEANLQRARQDAASAAELYALGGISQADLTAARSAQAQAESQLAQARSNLTQNGRGGQGSLALLEAQVESAQAGVRQAEENLGRTRVRAPFAGVIASLAVEEGEFAAQGSPVFRLVAPGSLRATFNVTPGDAGALTPGTRLNLDYAGRTYLATVQDASGVAGTDRLVPVTARVEGGEALPVGGTAQVRYRATLGGGVLVPTAALAVDGGESAVYVAEDGVARRVPVTVVAETQGRVAVRGVEEGARVISPVPPSLQDGASVRVTAPAASTAPAASGGGETP; translated from the coding sequence GTGGCCCGCCGCCCGGCCCTGCACCGCCCCGTTCTGGCGCTGGGGCTGACCCTGCCGCTGCTGCTCGCCGCCTGCGCGCCCGGAGGGGAGGAGACCGGGTCCGGCACGGCGACGCCCGCCGCCTCCGCTTCCAGCGCCGCCCGCAACGACCTCGACGCCGCGCCGCCCAAGACGACCGCGCTCGCCGTGCGGACCGTCACCGCCCAGCCCGGCACCCTGACGGTGGGCCGCAGCGCCTCGGCCACCCTGCGCGCCGACCGCGACAGTAACGTGGCCGCCCAGAGCGGCGGCACCGTGACGCGGGTGCTGGCCGAGGAGGGCGAGCAGGTCGCCGCCGGGGCCGTCGTCGTGCAGCTTGACGACACCCCGGCGCGGCAGGCGCTGGAAAGTGCCCGGCTGCAACTGCGCCAGGCCCAGATCAACCTGGGGCAGACCCGCACGAACACGGCCCAGGGCAGCGCGTCGCTGGAAGCCGCCGTGCGCGCCGCCGAGGCGAACCTGCAAAGAGCCAGGCAGGACGCGGCCAGCGCCGCCGAGCTGTATGCGCTGGGCGGCATCAGCCAGGCGGACCTGACGGCGGCCCGCAGCGCCCAGGCGCAGGCCGAAAGCCAGCTCGCGCAGGCGAGAAGCAACCTCACCCAGAACGGGCGGGGCGGCCAGGGCAGCCTCGCGCTGCTGGAAGCCCAGGTCGAGAGCGCGCAGGCGGGCGTGCGTCAGGCCGAGGAGAACCTGGGCCGCACCCGCGTCCGGGCGCCCTTTGCGGGCGTGATCGCCTCGCTGGCGGTCGAGGAGGGCGAGTTCGCCGCCCAGGGCAGCCCGGTCTTCCGGCTGGTCGCGCCCGGCAGCCTGCGCGCGACCTTCAACGTGACGCCCGGAGACGCCGGAGCGCTGACCCCCGGCACCCGGCTCAACCTCGACTACGCGGGCCGGACCTACCTCGCCACCGTGCAGGACGCCAGCGGCGTGGCCGGAACCGACCGGCTGGTCCCGGTGACCGCGCGGGTCGAGGGCGGCGAGGCGCTGCCGGTGGGCGGCACGGCGCAGGTGCGCTACCGGGCGACCCTAGGCGGCGGCGTGCTGGTGCCCACGGCGGCCCTGGCGGTGGACGGCGGCGAGAGCGCCGTGTACGTGGCGGAGGATGGCGTGGCCCGCCGGGTGCCTGTCACGGTCGTCGCCGAGACGCAGGGCCGGGTCGCGGTGCGCGGGGTGGAGGAGGGGGCGCGGGTCATCTCCCCCGTGCCCCCCAGCCTGCAAGACGGGGCCAGCGTGCGGGTGACTGCGCCTGCGGCCAGCACCGCACCCGCCGCCAGCGGGGGAGGGGAGACCCCATGA
- a CDS encoding TolC family protein translates to MKLVVPPALTLALALGAAAPASAQAQTSLTLPGAVARALESGPDVTTARANLQKAQATVRATRADPAAIITTITQAEQGLRAAEATLAGTKLNVTRDVINQYLAAAEAAGRINLNAAQVRLDERNVQIARARLQARVATQLDLNRAQTSLNQNRQELADARAGLPVLEAQLARTLGLGAGTNLTLAAPPAPPRLGATLATLQAGLDTRLPTLVQAAQGAEFAALQVRLADNDYTPARTLEDARVALANARRDLEGAVRASATGVRDAYRAVQDAQERVNLARQTLANAQTALSQAQARLRAGTAAAVEVQSAQVQAQQAEFGVTQAQGGLWRALAALSAASGRDVTGLVR, encoded by the coding sequence ATGAAGCTTGTTGTTCCCCCTGCCCTGACCCTCGCGCTCGCCCTCGGCGCGGCCGCGCCCGCCTCTGCCCAGGCCCAGACCAGCCTGACCCTGCCGGGCGCCGTGGCCCGCGCGCTGGAAAGCGGCCCCGACGTGACGACCGCCCGCGCCAACCTCCAGAAGGCGCAGGCCACCGTGCGCGCCACCCGCGCCGACCCGGCGGCGATCATCACCACGATCACCCAGGCCGAACAGGGGCTGCGGGCCGCCGAGGCCACGCTGGCCGGAACCAAGCTGAACGTGACGCGAGACGTGATCAACCAGTACCTCGCCGCCGCCGAGGCCGCCGGGCGCATCAACCTCAACGCGGCCCAGGTGCGGCTCGACGAGCGCAACGTGCAGATCGCCCGCGCCCGCCTTCAGGCCCGGGTCGCCACCCAGCTCGACCTGAACCGCGCCCAGACCAGCCTCAACCAGAACCGCCAGGAACTCGCCGACGCGCGGGCGGGGCTGCCGGTCCTCGAAGCGCAGCTCGCCCGCACGCTGGGCCTGGGCGCGGGGACCAACCTGACGCTGGCCGCGCCCCCCGCCCCGCCCCGGCTCGGAGCCACGCTCGCCACGCTGCAAGCCGGGCTGGACACCCGCCTGCCCACGCTGGTGCAGGCCGCGCAGGGGGCCGAATTCGCCGCCCTGCAAGTCCGGCTGGCCGACAACGACTACACGCCCGCCCGCACCCTGGAAGACGCCCGCGTCGCCCTCGCCAACGCCCGCCGCGACCTGGAAGGCGCGGTGCGCGCCTCCGCGACCGGGGTCCGCGACGCCTACCGCGCCGTGCAAGACGCCCAGGAACGGGTGAACCTGGCCCGCCAGACCCTCGCCAACGCGCAGACTGCGCTAAGCCAGGCGCAGGCCCGCCTCCGCGCCGGGACCGCCGCCGCCGTCGAGGTGCAGTCGGCGCAGGTGCAGGCGCAGCAGGCCGAGTTCGGGGTCACCCAGGCGCAGGGCGGGCTGTGGCGCGCCCTCGCCGCCCTCTCCGCCGCTTCCGGCCGCGACGTGACCGGACTGGTGAGGTGA
- a CDS encoding TolC family protein has protein sequence MHAPPLRPLLLLLSLALLASPLAAAQGGAAPSAAPPVPSAAPSPLPPLTLAETLTRLRGSPGWRSAELQARGAALALESARARAGLNVSLGVDLTAVRVPLASGDTTLGATLSAQASASVLPWSPALAAVASAERALARAGAEARASQLGLLVNAVGAYWNARSAAAALILAEAQATLAARQAEVAQAQRAAGVLSAEGLLARQGALTDAEAALREARTDVDLAARALANLLGGPVTLPVDPAAFGPLPAAPGDPGPAEPLVARALGGRPEVQRAAGDLADAQAQRRAAELDARLPDLSAGVQVGELAGAQGAAGRVIGGSLDFKSGVLAGQVSVPLTTAPTSPSPGQTPGGQSPTPARPTGVALSLSGRLPVVGGGKGVALASAGVGVEGAQLALDAARRSVDLDVRQRLADLGTARDALTRQRGALARAEAALATARARLEAGLVTALDVQAAELAAQQARLAADAALIQAHLASLRLAQATTDLDPTLLSLPPVPAPPEARP, from the coding sequence ATGCACGCTCCACCGCTCCGACCGCTGCTGCTGCTGCTCTCGCTGGCCCTGCTCGCCTCCCCGCTGGCGGCGGCGCAGGGGGGGGCGGCGCCTTCTGCTGCGCCGCCTGTGCCCAGCGCCGCTCCGTCGCCCCTGCCACCGCTGACGCTGGCGGAGACGCTCACCCGGCTGCGCGGCAGCCCCGGCTGGCGCAGCGCGGAGTTGCAGGCCCGCGGAGCGGCGCTGGCGCTGGAGAGCGCCCGGGCGCGCGCGGGGCTGAACGTCTCGCTGGGGGTGGACCTGACCGCCGTGCGGGTGCCGCTGGCCTCGGGCGACACCACCCTGGGGGCCACCCTGAGCGCGCAGGCTTCTGCGAGCGTGCTGCCGTGGTCGCCTGCCCTGGCCGCCGTGGCGAGCGCCGAGCGCGCCCTGGCGCGCGCCGGGGCCGAAGCGCGGGCCTCGCAGCTGGGCCTGCTGGTCAACGCCGTGGGGGCCTACTGGAACGCCCGCAGCGCGGCGGCGGCGCTGATCCTGGCTGAAGCGCAGGCGACCCTGGCCGCCCGGCAGGCCGAGGTCGCCCAGGCCCAGCGCGCGGCGGGGGTCCTCTCTGCCGAGGGCCTGCTGGCCCGCCAGGGGGCGCTGACCGACGCGGAAGCCGCGCTGCGGGAAGCCCGCACCGACGTGGACCTCGCGGCGCGGGCGCTGGCGAACCTGCTGGGCGGGCCGGTCACCCTGCCGGTGGACCCGGCGGCCTTCGGCCCGCTGCCCGCCGCGCCCGGCGATCCCGGCCCGGCCGAGCCTCTGGTGGCCCGCGCCCTGGGCGGCCGCCCCGAGGTGCAGCGCGCGGCGGGCGACCTCGCCGACGCGCAGGCGCAGCGCCGCGCCGCCGAACTCGACGCCCGGCTGCCCGACCTCAGCGCCGGGGTGCAGGTCGGCGAGCTGGCGGGCGCCCAGGGCGCGGCGGGCCGGGTGATCGGCGGCAGCCTCGACTTCAAGTCCGGTGTCCTCGCCGGGCAGGTCAGCGTGCCGCTCACGACCGCCCCGACCTCCCCCTCGCCCGGCCAGACGCCGGGGGGCCAGTCCCCCACCCCGGCCCGTCCCACCGGGGTGGCCCTCAGCCTCAGCGGGCGCCTGCCGGTCGTGGGCGGCGGCAAGGGAGTCGCGCTCGCCTCGGCGGGGGTGGGGGTGGAGGGTGCCCAGCTCGCGCTGGACGCGGCCCGCCGGAGTGTGGACCTCGACGTGCGCCAACGCCTCGCGGACCTGGGCACGGCCCGGGACGCCCTCACGCGCCAGCGCGGCGCCCTTGCCCGCGCCGAGGCCGCGCTCGCCACCGCCCGCGCGCGGCTGGAAGCGGGGCTGGTCACCGCCCTGGACGTGCAGGCCGCCGAACTCGCGGCCCAGCAGGCCCGGCTGGCCGCCGACGCCGCCCTGATCCAGGCCCACCTCGCCTCGCTGCGGCTGGCGCAGGCCACCACCGACCTCGACCCCACCCTGCTCTCCCTTCCCCCCGTTCCCGCCCCCCCGGAGGCCCGCCCATGA
- a CDS encoding TetR/AcrR family transcriptional regulator — translation MARPRTITDEQIVEAARAVFVEQGFSATTAEIARRAGVSEGTLFKRFATKEDMFEEVVGLRDYAAWRAELPTLVGAGDVRRNLERSALRFLEASERIVPNLMLIFSRGHAPAHNPMLERLGNPVRHDADALAAYLRAEVGLGRVRPVDADVAALTLVGTLTHYVHRELMLPEAGREPLDPGRFVRGLLDVLWPGLEP, via the coding sequence ATGGCCCGCCCGCGCACCATCACCGACGAGCAGATCGTGGAGGCGGCCCGGGCCGTGTTTGTCGAGCAGGGCTTTTCGGCCACGACCGCCGAGATCGCCCGCCGCGCCGGGGTCTCGGAAGGCACGCTCTTCAAGCGCTTCGCGACCAAGGAGGACATGTTCGAGGAGGTCGTGGGGTTGCGCGACTACGCGGCCTGGCGCGCGGAATTGCCCACGCTGGTCGGCGCGGGCGACGTGCGGCGCAACCTGGAGCGCTCGGCGCTGCGCTTTCTGGAAGCCTCCGAGCGGATCGTGCCCAACCTGATGCTGATCTTCTCGCGCGGACACGCCCCGGCGCACAACCCGATGCTCGAACGGCTCGGCAACCCGGTCCGGCACGACGCCGACGCCCTGGCCGCCTACCTGCGCGCCGAGGTGGGGCTGGGCCGGGTGCGCCCGGTGGACGCCGACGTGGCGGCCCTGACCCTGGTCGGCACCCTGACCCACTACGTTCACCGCGAGCTGATGTTGCCTGAAGCGGGCCGCGAACCGCTCGACCCCGGCCGCTTCGTGCGCGGGCTGCTCGACGTGCTGTGGCCGGGGCTGGAGCCGTAG
- a CDS encoding ATP-binding cassette domain-containing protein, whose amino-acid sequence MSLTAESRPAPAAAPAGAPPTPILDLQNLGKSYAPGLPPVLDALDLQVAAGELVTLLGPSGCGKTTTLRLIAGLETPDTGHIRIAGREMTSPPVPPERRGVGLVFQDYALFPHLTVLGNVLFGLHGLPRSQRLARARETLALVGLTVFESRLPHQLSGGQQQRVALARALAPRPTLLLLDEPFSNLDAQLRHSTRQEVRAILRGSGTTALLVTHDQEEALAFSDRLLVMRAGRVEQIGPPHEVYAHPRTAFVANFLGRSNLLSGTAAGLTARTALGDLPLAEAAHGPVMVSVRPEHLAFARPGEEGAAVTILAREYKGHDVTYTVGLGQHELLVHTAGGEVWPEGEQVRVRVTQPARAVR is encoded by the coding sequence GTGAGCCTGACTGCCGAGTCCCGCCCCGCGCCCGCCGCTGCGCCCGCCGGCGCCCCGCCGACCCCCATTCTGGACCTCCAGAACCTCGGCAAGAGCTACGCGCCGGGCCTGCCCCCGGTGCTCGACGCCCTCGACCTTCAGGTGGCGGCGGGCGAACTCGTCACGCTGCTCGGCCCCAGCGGCTGCGGCAAGACGACCACGCTGCGGTTGATCGCGGGGCTGGAGACGCCCGACACCGGGCACATCCGCATCGCGGGCCGCGAGATGACCTCTCCCCCCGTGCCGCCCGAGCGCCGGGGCGTGGGGCTGGTGTTTCAGGACTACGCGCTGTTTCCGCACCTCACGGTCCTGGGCAACGTGCTGTTCGGGCTGCACGGGCTGCCCCGTTCGCAGAGGCTGGCCCGCGCCCGCGAGACGCTCGCGCTGGTGGGCCTCACCGTCTTCGAATCGCGGCTGCCGCACCAGCTCTCCGGCGGGCAGCAGCAGCGGGTGGCGCTGGCCCGCGCGCTGGCCCCCCGGCCCACGCTGCTGCTGCTCGACGAGCCGTTTTCCAACCTCGACGCGCAACTCCGGCACTCGACCCGCCAGGAGGTCCGCGCGATCTTGCGGGGCAGCGGCACCACCGCCCTGCTGGTCACCCACGACCAGGAGGAAGCGCTGGCCTTCAGCGACCGCCTGCTGGTGATGCGCGCAGGGAGGGTCGAGCAGATCGGGCCGCCGCACGAGGTCTACGCGCACCCGCGCACCGCCTTCGTGGCGAATTTCCTGGGCCGCAGCAACCTGCTGTCGGGCACGGCGGCGGGCCTGACCGCGCGCACCGCCCTGGGCGACCTGCCGCTGGCGGAAGCGGCCCACGGCCCGGTGATGGTCAGCGTGCGGCCCGAGCATCTGGCCTTCGCGCGGCCCGGCGAGGAGGGCGCCGCCGTCACCATCCTGGCGCGCGAGTACAAGGGCCACGACGTGACCTACACCGTGGGCCTGGGTCAGCACGAACTGCTGGTCCACACGGCGGGCGGCGAGGTCTGGCCCGAGGGCGAGCAGGTGCGCGTGCGGGTGACCCAGCCAGCGCGGGCGGTGCGCTGA